A genomic stretch from Sphingomonas faeni includes:
- a CDS encoding cell wall hydrolase produces MDGTIEGRAGSALPADAQDADPSADLPIERFLPSEVLKLDAQDAMARNLALPVSTGPNPVAPIFVAQWLGPELASATKCLATAVYYEAAGEPIAGQRAVAQVVLNRLRNPRYPKTICEVVYQGAERPTGCQFSFACDGSTRRVPGAAGLAVATAVATSVLNGVTSAEVGQATHYHTLAVFPAWAPQLAKIGIIGHHVFYRPPGRTTYSYDVIPKVPPLEPLPATVADVAPLPDPVQLPSKPSNASAATVASDAASAGGLISGQAGLETVRGGDLRQSGGSANDQSAAVPPADKSPRSMFPVRRNRTPNLPLVSGQ; encoded by the coding sequence ATGGACGGCACGATCGAAGGCCGCGCGGGGTCGGCGCTGCCGGCCGATGCACAAGACGCTGACCCGAGTGCCGATCTGCCGATCGAACGATTTTTGCCTAGCGAGGTTCTAAAACTCGATGCCCAAGACGCGATGGCGCGCAACCTCGCGTTGCCCGTCAGCACCGGGCCAAACCCCGTTGCGCCCATATTCGTCGCGCAATGGTTGGGGCCGGAGCTCGCCAGTGCGACCAAGTGCCTAGCCACAGCGGTTTACTACGAGGCGGCCGGCGAGCCGATCGCGGGTCAGCGCGCGGTTGCCCAGGTCGTGCTCAATCGGCTGCGCAACCCGCGCTACCCCAAGACCATCTGCGAGGTCGTATACCAGGGTGCCGAGCGGCCGACAGGGTGCCAGTTCAGCTTCGCGTGCGACGGCTCGACTCGCCGAGTGCCGGGCGCGGCGGGCTTGGCGGTAGCCACGGCTGTGGCCACCTCGGTGCTCAACGGCGTGACATCGGCAGAGGTCGGGCAGGCAACGCACTATCATACGCTGGCAGTGTTCCCTGCCTGGGCGCCGCAACTCGCCAAGATAGGCATCATTGGCCATCACGTTTTCTACCGCCCGCCCGGGCGTACCACCTATAGCTATGATGTGATCCCCAAGGTGCCCCCATTGGAGCCGTTGCCGGCAACGGTTGCCGATGTCGCACCCCTGCCAGACCCGGTGCAGCTGCCGTCTAAGCCAAGCAATGCGTCCGCTGCGACGGTGGCGTCCGACGCTGCTTCAGCCGGCGGGTTAATATCGGGCCAGGCTGGTTTGGAGACGGTCAGGGGCGGCGATCTCCGTCAGTCGGGCGGTTCGGCCAACGATCAATCCGCTGCCGTCCCGCCCGCTGATAAGTCACCGCGCTCGATGTTTCCGGTACGACGGAACCGTACTCCGAACCTGCCGCTTGTCTCGGGGCAATGA
- a CDS encoding beta-1,6-N-acetylglucosaminyltransferase, whose product MTDDMFLDGPATKPSVSIAYIVLAHGDPQLFGRLMHRLSHPDAAAFVHLDKRSPLAQFEEQVRTLPNVHFVADRIHVKWAGFSQCRSTLLTFKAALAATDERCTHFVVISGADYPLASNREILDFFQKRPRQQFIRRFDLMSSNDSHQTWRIRGRFFREWADRFTWKRRPLFVLERMLRLLPRRLPKGVRFAAGSNWVALTRECAAYCVEKADNDRRLTDFLRPAFGPDEIFLHTLVENSPYVDQASPIEPYVDISKIGGPFAYSNVHVLTPKVPITTSEDATAILASRGEKLFTRKLSSSRSEAALEVFDKAALSD is encoded by the coding sequence ATGACTGACGACATGTTTTTGGACGGACCGGCAACCAAACCGTCCGTCAGCATTGCCTATATCGTTCTAGCTCACGGCGACCCGCAACTGTTCGGCCGACTGATGCATCGGTTGAGCCACCCAGACGCAGCAGCCTTTGTTCACCTCGATAAGAGGTCGCCACTGGCCCAGTTCGAGGAGCAGGTCCGGACCCTGCCGAACGTCCATTTTGTCGCTGACCGAATCCATGTGAAATGGGCTGGCTTCAGCCAGTGCAGATCCACCCTGTTGACGTTCAAGGCGGCGCTTGCCGCTACGGACGAGCGCTGTACCCATTTCGTGGTAATCTCGGGCGCGGATTACCCATTGGCATCAAACCGCGAAATCCTCGATTTTTTCCAGAAACGACCGAGGCAGCAATTCATCCGTCGGTTTGACCTGATGTCGTCGAATGACAGCCATCAGACATGGCGAATCCGTGGTCGCTTCTTTCGCGAATGGGCTGACCGATTCACTTGGAAACGTCGTCCTTTGTTCGTACTTGAGCGGATGTTGAGGCTGTTACCCCGCCGTCTGCCGAAAGGCGTTCGGTTTGCCGCGGGTTCCAATTGGGTAGCGCTTACGCGCGAGTGCGCTGCGTATTGCGTGGAAAAGGCGGACAACGATCGTCGCCTTACCGACTTCCTTCGCCCAGCGTTCGGTCCTGACGAAATCTTTCTGCATACGTTGGTGGAAAACTCGCCCTATGTCGATCAGGCTTCACCAATCGAACCGTATGTGGATATTTCGAAGATTGGCGGCCCGTTCGCCTATAGCAATGTTCATGTCCTGACGCCCAAGGTGCCGATCACCACCTCCGAGGATGCGACAGCGATCCTCGCCTCGCGAGGGGAAAAGCTGTTTACCCGTAAGTTGTCATCAAGTCGTTCTGAGGCGGCGCTGGAGGTCTTCGATAAGGCGGCGTTGTCGGATTAA
- a CDS encoding sugar transferase — MLRLLDLTIGIVAILIFGPLMIALAIIIYASNPGPIFFVQQRIGLNGKSFACFKFRTMVVDAQERLARLLEEDPAARLEWARDHKLRSDPRITSVGRFLRKSSFDELPQFFNLINGTMSAVGPRPIVHAEIARYGRWFGDYCRVKPGITGLWQVSGRSDTTYRRRVALDVAYSRHRSIGLNFKIMLMTIPAVLAARGSR; from the coding sequence GTGCTGCGTCTACTCGATCTGACGATCGGTATCGTGGCGATCCTTATTTTCGGTCCTTTGATGATCGCGCTGGCGATCATAATTTATGCGTCGAACCCGGGACCTATATTTTTCGTGCAACAGCGGATCGGCCTGAACGGCAAGAGCTTCGCGTGCTTCAAGTTTCGGACCATGGTCGTGGACGCACAAGAGCGGCTCGCTCGCTTGCTCGAGGAGGATCCTGCTGCCCGCCTCGAATGGGCGCGCGACCATAAACTGCGGAGCGATCCGCGCATTACTTCGGTAGGCCGTTTCTTGCGCAAGAGTAGCTTTGACGAGCTGCCTCAGTTCTTCAACCTGATCAACGGCACGATGAGTGCGGTCGGCCCGCGGCCGATCGTGCATGCGGAGATCGCCCGCTATGGGCGTTGGTTCGGCGATTATTGCCGTGTGAAGCCGGGCATCACCGGTCTGTGGCAGGTCAGCGGCCGCAGCGATACGACCTACCGACGGCGGGTCGCGCTCGACGTCGCGTATTCGCGTCATCGTTCGATCGGACTGAATTTCAAGATTATGCTTATGACTATTCCGGCGGTGTTGGCCGCGCGCGGTTCGCGATGA
- a CDS encoding lipopolysaccharide biosynthesis protein has protein sequence MSSVPPTGPETLEGNPTGVTGTVPATQRTALASVSLIGARLVSRGIDFVSLLILARLLTPADFGVVAVAMSLILIVEAVFELPVGQVLLVEKSVNRGLLDTAFTLSILRGVVLAMLVGAVAWPFSIFYQDPRLLPLICALALAPAARGIQNPNMIVYDRALDFKRQISIDVTSKVVSCLLSGLLAYFTRSYWALAGGTVLTPLLSLMMSFALVPYRPRLTLVEWRLFSGFLGWLSAGQIFSALTWQVDRLVLGWAMSKPEVGRFTIADNLSALPTQILLNPVVGPLSVSLSQVRDDEQRLQRAYLKLMSIVAMVGFPALTGLALLADPFVRVALGPAWGNAGEILRWLALAAIPGLMWTPFNTLALATKRSWLIFSRQVFDFIVKVPAAIGLILTFGLIGACMARGIATTVIGIASLFAARKITAIPIRTQLQAMARPALGTGIMTALLFWPVTHLFTSSGLPLTLAIMAGIGLVGGVIYLSSLGILWKAAGSPDGGETFLFSSLAHIRSAGHRNR, from the coding sequence ATGTCGAGTGTACCCCCTACCGGACCTGAAACTTTAGAAGGAAATCCCACCGGTGTTACGGGAACGGTGCCTGCCACGCAGCGCACCGCGTTAGCGTCTGTCTCTCTGATAGGCGCGCGATTGGTCAGTCGCGGCATAGATTTTGTGTCCCTGTTGATCCTCGCACGGCTGCTGACTCCCGCGGATTTTGGCGTCGTCGCCGTCGCGATGAGTCTTATCCTGATCGTGGAGGCAGTATTTGAACTGCCGGTCGGGCAGGTTCTACTGGTCGAGAAGTCGGTCAACCGGGGCTTACTCGATACGGCTTTCACCCTGAGCATTCTCCGCGGGGTAGTGCTGGCCATGCTGGTCGGAGCAGTCGCTTGGCCATTTTCGATCTTTTACCAGGATCCCCGCCTGTTGCCGCTCATTTGCGCTCTGGCTTTGGCGCCCGCCGCGCGCGGTATCCAGAACCCGAACATGATCGTGTATGACCGCGCGCTCGATTTTAAACGCCAAATTTCAATCGACGTAACCAGCAAGGTCGTTTCTTGCCTGCTTTCCGGCCTACTCGCCTATTTCACGCGCAGCTATTGGGCGCTGGCAGGCGGTACCGTCCTGACGCCGTTGCTCTCGTTGATGATGTCATTCGCACTGGTGCCGTATCGGCCCCGTCTTACGCTGGTAGAATGGCGGCTCTTCAGCGGCTTTCTCGGCTGGCTGAGCGCCGGTCAGATATTCTCCGCGCTGACCTGGCAGGTCGACCGCTTGGTACTCGGTTGGGCGATGAGCAAGCCTGAGGTCGGGCGCTTCACCATCGCGGACAACCTGTCGGCGCTCCCCACCCAGATTCTATTGAACCCTGTGGTCGGGCCATTGTCGGTATCGCTCAGTCAGGTCCGCGACGACGAACAGCGGCTTCAACGTGCCTATCTGAAGCTGATGAGCATTGTCGCGATGGTTGGCTTTCCTGCGTTGACGGGACTTGCCCTGCTTGCCGACCCGTTCGTCCGCGTCGCGCTCGGCCCTGCGTGGGGCAACGCGGGAGAGATCCTGCGGTGGCTGGCGTTGGCGGCCATCCCCGGCTTGATGTGGACGCCCTTCAATACGCTGGCGCTAGCGACCAAGCGCTCATGGCTGATTTTCAGTCGCCAAGTGTTCGATTTTATCGTCAAGGTCCCTGCTGCGATCGGCCTCATCCTCACTTTCGGGTTGATCGGCGCCTGCATGGCGCGCGGCATCGCCACCACGGTTATCGGCATTGCCAGCCTGTTTGCCGCCCGCAAGATCACTGCCATTCCCATCAGGACCCAGTTGCAAGCGATGGCACGTCCGGCACTGGGCACGGGCATCATGACCGCGCTACTTTTCTGGCCGGTGACTCACCTGTTCACGAGTTCCGGGCTCCCGTTGACGCTGGCGATAATGGCAGGGATTGGCCTGGTAGGAGGCGTCATTTACCTCAGCTCATTGGGTATATTGTGGAAGGCCGCGGGATCACCGGACGGGGGTGAAACATTCCTCTTCTCGTCGCTGGCTCACATACGTTCGGCAGGACACCGAAACCGCTGA